Proteins from one Bombus pyrosoma isolate SC7728 linkage group LG16, ASM1482585v1, whole genome shotgun sequence genomic window:
- the LOC122576727 gene encoding ras-related protein Rab-11A has product MGTRDDEYDYLFKVVLIGDSGVGKSNLLSRFTRNEFNLESKSTIGVEFATRSIQVDGKTIKAQIWDTAGQERYRAITSAYYRGAVGALLVYDIAKHLTYENVERWLRELRDHADQNIVIMLVGNKSDLRHLRAVPTDEAKAFAERNGLSFIETSALDSTNVETAFQNILTEIYRIVSQKQIRDPPEGDTIRPQNVEPIDVKPTMNSEGMRKQCCQ; this is encoded by the exons ATGGGCACTCGGGATGACgaatatgattatttatttaaag tTGTTCTTATTGGTGATTCTGGTGTAGGAAAAAGTAATCTTTTGTCAAGATTTACAAGAAATGAATTCAACTTGGAATCAAAGTCGACTATAGGAGTTGAATTTGCTACGCGTAGTATACAAGTAGATGGAAAAACTATTAAAGCTCAGATCTGGGACACAGCAGGACAAGAGCGTTATCGCGCTATTACATCTGC GTACTATCGTGGTGCGGTTGGGGCTCTGCTGGTGTACGATATCGCGAAGCATTTGACTTACGAAAATGTGGAGAGATGGTTGCGAGAATTGCGGGACCATGCTGATCAAAACATCGTTATTATGTTGGTGGGAAATAAATCTGACTTAAGGCATCTACGTGCGGTTCCAACAGACGAGGCGAAAGCGTTCGCGGAGAGAAACGGCCTCTCTTTTATTGAAACTTCTGCTTTAGATTCTACAAATGTTGAGACagcatttcaaaatatattaacag aaatcTACAGAATCGTATCGCAGAAGCAGATACGCGACCCACCCGAAGGTGATACAATCCGGCCACAAAACGTAGAACCCATCGACGTGAAGCCAACAATGAACTCAGAGGGAATGCGCAAACAGTGCTGCCAGTGA
- the LOC122576722 gene encoding vacuolar protein sorting-associated protein 72 homolog gives MALNRDRRSKAGSKMAKLLNEEEEDDFYKTTYGGFDEVEQDHDYMEEDEAEDEVDSDFSIDENDEPISDTEQEGPKKKRRLVTKAYKEPKVQSNQLPSKEKRVRQPRQRTFIESTERKSIRRSTAAKSAATQRRLTERNEHQKRKTRVIRHDTWKPTQEELLEEALQTEQINMKSLEKYQKLENEKKNTRTVRKSQTGPMIRYQSLAMPVMILSEVNYDKEEDKINVEGDDEKSANLEDKHSDGTTGESAVTIKTENGMTDIAKKESSQNSNKGKYYYEQTKGYYERTFITFENEQLFSEAFKKPSTPRSLMKPLCAITRLPAKYLDPMTQLPYKNVQTFRLLREAYYQQLEARTDINDTSQSPDLLRWLEWRQKNHGGLAQRNTVRLEPASASMPM, from the exons ATGGCACTAAATAGAGATCGGCGTTCAAAAGCCGGAAGTAAGATGGCAAAATTACTGAATGAAGAAGAGGAGGATGATTTCTATAAAACAACTTATGGAGGTTTTGACGAAGTAGAACAGGATCATGATTACAt GGAAGAAGATGAAGCAGAAGATGAAGTAGATTCAGACTTTAGCATAGATGAAAATGATGAGCCCATTTCTGATACTGAACAGGAGGGACCTAAGAAAAAACGTAGGCTAGTAACAAAAGCTTACAAAGAACCTAAAGTTCAGTCTAATCAATTGCCATCTAAAGAAAAGAGAGTAAGACAGCCAAGGCAAAGAACCTTTATCGAGAGCACAG aaagaaaatctaTACGTCGATCTACTGCTGCAAAATCGGCTGCAACACAAAGAAGACTTACTGAAAGAAATGAGCatcaaaaaaggaaaactaGAGTTATAAGACATGATACATGGAAGCCTACTCAAGAAGAGTTATTAGAAGAAGCATTGCAAACTGAACAGATTAATATGAAATCATTAG AAAAGTATCAGAAactagaaaatgaaaaaaaaaatactaggACAGTAAGAAAATCGCAAACTGGTCCTATGATTAGGTATCAGTCTTTAGCAATGCCTGTTATGATACTTTCTGAGGTGAATTAtgataaagaagaagataaaattaatgttgaaGGAGATGACGAAAAAAGTGCAAATTTGGAAGACAAGCATTCAGATGGGACAACAGGTGAAAG TGCTGTGACTATAAAGACAGAAAATGGCATGACGGACATTGCCAAAAAGGAATCTTCTCAAAATTCCAACAAAGGCAAATATTACTATGAACAAACAAAAGGATATTACGAAAGAACCTTTATTACTTTCGAAAATGAACAACTGTTTTCTGAAGCTTTCAAAAAACCTTCCACACCAAGATCACTGATGAAACCTTTATGTGCAATTACTag gcTCCCAGCAAAATATTTAGATCCCATGACTCAGCTACCATACAAAAATGTGCAAACGTTTCGTCTATTGCGTGAAGCGTATTATCAACAATTAGAAGCTCGAACAGATATTAATGATACCTCACAAAGCCCAGACTTACTACGGTGGCTCGAATGGAGACAAAAAAATCATGGTGGTCTAGCTCAAAGAAACACAGTACGTCTTGAACCAGCTTCCGCGAGCATGCCTATGTAG
- the LOC122576723 gene encoding beta-ureidopropionase, with product MSNPKFDQTLEDILEKNLPEKELAEVKRLLYGRELQSLNLPQWNGSEDLDIQGYIVGGSVTEQLRPPRLVRVGLIQHSIVLPTTEPLQKQRNALHMKIQKYVDYAAACGVNILCLQEAWAMPFAFCTREKYPWCELAEDAENGSTIILMSELAQRHGMVIISPILERDSANGDTLWNTSVIINNDGKVIGKVRKNHIPRVGDFNESTYYMEGNTGHPVFETCFGRIAINICYGRHHPQNWMMYGLHGAEIVFNPSATTSHTSEPLWSIEARCAAIANSYYTCAINRVGTEMFPNEFTSGNGAPAHHDFGHFYGSSYITAPDGTRTPGLSRCKDGLLVSELDLNLCRQMKDFWCLRMTQRLDLYAKELNEYVEKNWKPQQKNVKQQEKDSKN from the exons ATGAGTAATCCAAAGTTTGATCAAACTCTCGAAGACATTTTAGAGAAAAATCTACCAGAGAAGGAGCTGGCTGAAGTTAAGCGCCTTTTATATGGCCGCGAGTTGCA GTCGCTAAATCTTCCTCAATGGAACGGAAGTGAAGATCTCGACATCCAAGGATACATTGTGGGCGGCAGTGTGACGGAGCAACTGCGTCCTCCACGTCTCGTCCGAGTTGGTTTGATTCAGCATTCCATAGTGCTACCAACGACAGAACCTTTgcagaaacaaagaaacgcTCTGCATATGAAAATCCAAAAATATGTCGACTACGCCGCAGCCTGCGGTGTCAACATACTCTGCCTCCAAGAGGCTTGGG CCATGCCATTTGCCTTCTGCACCAGAGAAAAATATCCCTGGTGTGAACTGGCTGAAGATGCTGAGAATGGATCAACCATAATACTCATGAGTGAACTTGCTCAACGGCATGGAATGGTTATCATTTCTCCAATTCTTGAGAGAGACTCTGCAAATGGCGACACTCTGTGGAACACTtcagtaataattaataacgatgGAAAAGTGATTGGAAAGGTGAGGAAGAATCATATTCCCCGCGTAGGAGATTTCAACGAGTCTACTTACTACATGGAAGGAAATACAGGACATCCTGTCTTCGAAACATGTTTTGGACGTATAGCTATTAACATTTGTTATGGTAGACATCATCCCCAGAACTGGATGATGTACGGATTGCATGGTGCTGAG ATTGTGTTCAACCCATCAGCAACAACCAGCCATACATCTGAACCATTATGGTCCATCGAAGCAAGATGTGCAGCCATAGCAAACAGTTACTACACCTGTGCTATTAATCGCGTTGGAACTGAAATGTTCCCCAATGAATTTACGTCTGGCAATGGAGCTCCTGCACACCATGATTTTGGCCACTTTTATGGGTCCAGCTACATAACTGCTCCTGATGGAACTAGAACACCGGGCTTAAGTCGTTGTAAAGATGGTCTTCTCGTCTCTGAACTAGATCTGAACTTGTGTCGTCAGATGAAAGATTTTTGGTGTTTGAGA aTGACACAGAGATTGGACTTGTACGCCAAAGAATTGAATGAATATGTGGAAAAAAACTGGAAACCACaacagaaaaatgtgaaacagCAGGAAAAAGACagcaaaaattaa
- the LOC122576717 gene encoding peregrin isoform X1, with protein sequence MNTPQSNKKKGRSRIGVSNDSTSPANNETLSTQETSKFVLVNPIGEDTNKTFKIGITDSVPIISLEGNSSDEKNTIQKGHAIPLDKDKEEKNILSNLPVAMVKEIDGYEQQLGEAEPLPNSYIRFMERSGEELDGEVEYDLDEEDTAWLSTVNERRLASGLSPPLEPDTFELLMDRLEKESYFQQQSNGGGGVAADEDAVCCICMDGECQNSNAILFCDMCNLAVHQDCYGVPYIPEGQWLCRRCLQSPSRAVDCVLCPNRGGAFKQTDRPATWAHVVCALWIPEVRFANTVFLEPIDSIESIPAARWRLTCCVCKRRGSGACIQCHKSNCYAAFHVTCAQQAGLCMRMRTVQPANGEPMLVQKTAYCEAHTPSDYQPSTNPADARRRAIANKKSSSAPVISIPTIPPERIKEIASLAEGLPKRSQLIQRLIAYWTLKRQYRNGVPLLRRLQSSHPQSRPPPLGENSSPPPDSELRGELYRQLKYWQCLRQDLERARLLCELVRKREKLKKELFKVKEKCLWFELRPLESILCSLLEAIKMKDVNDVFGQPVNTKEVPDYLEIVSHPMDFSTMQIKIERQEYDTIGAFEADFNLMVSNCLAYNRKDTMFYRAGIKMKEQGGALIDQARKDYPELDPVNENEQTASKSRKRDRANRSRGETELQSGEKEIGGGGVNRRTAVLFTRKARARASRSNQMFVLEDDKKKQSDSFKEYRSRTMDSDVGEGESQSSSCSSCSTSRSTTPDLEEEKQRQQEANEAKKELESKQGTASNGLEALQLVWAKCRGYPWYPALIIDPNTPRGTVHKGVPIPAPPDDVLALAVNYKEPVFLVLFFDTKRTWQWLPGEKLEKLGVSQELDEAKLIESRKPADRKAVKKAYQEALHYRKQTHNTTLNAASVS encoded by the exons ATGAACACTCCACAatcgaacaaaaaaaaaggcaGAAGTAGAATCGGTGTTAGCAACGATAGTACTAGCCCCGCGAACAACGAAACGCTCAGCACCCAAGAAACATCGAAATTTGTTTTG gTGAATCCTATTGGtgaagatacaaataaaacattcaaaattgGAATCACTGATTCAGTACCTATTATTTCCTTGGAAGGGAATAGTTCTGatgagaaaaatacgattcaGAAAGGTCATGCTATACCGTTAGACAAAGACaaggaggaaaagaatatTCTTAGCAATTTACCTGTAGCTATGGTGAAAGAGATTGATGGGTATGAGCAACAGCTAGGTGAAGCAGAACCACTTCCAAATTCATATATCAGATTTATGGAACGCAGTGGGGAAGAACTTGATG GAGAAGTAGAGTATGATTTAGATGAAGAAGATACTGCGTGGTTGTCTACAGTAAATGAAAGGCGATTAGCTTCAGGACTCAGTCCACCTTTGGAGCCTGATACATTTGAATTATTGATGGACAGATTGGAGAAAGAATCATATTTTCAACAACAAAGTAATGGTGGTGGAGGAGTGGCAGCTGATGAAGATGCAGTTTGCTGTATTTGCATGGATGGAGAATGTCAGAACAGTAATGCTATACTATTTTGTGACATGTGCAATCTAGCTGTTCATCAGGATTGTTATGGTGTACCATATATTCCTGAAGGACAGTGGTTGTGCAGGAGATGTTTGCAAAGTCCTTCACGAGCAGTTGATTGTGTTTTGTGCCCAAATAGGGGTGGTGCTTTTAAACAAACTGACCGCCCAGCTACGTGGGCTCATGTTGTATGTGCTTTATGGATACCGGAAGTAAGATTCGCTAATACAGTGTTTCTGGAGCCTATTGATAGTATAGAAAGTATACCTGCTGCACGTTGGAGACTTACATGCTGTGTATGCAAACGTAGAGGATCTGGTGCTTGTATTCAGTGCCACAAAAGTAACTGTTATGCTGCATTTCATGTAACATGTGCACAACAAGCTGGTCTATGTATGCGTATGAGGACAGTGCAACCTGCAAATGGGGAACCAATGTTAGTTCAAAAAACAGCTTATTGTGAAGCTCATACACCATCTGATTATCAACCTTCCACCAATCCTGCTGATGCCAGAAGAAGGGCAATTGCAAATAAGAAGAGTTCTTCTGCTCCAGTTATTTCTATTCCAACCATACCACCAGAACGTATTAAGGAAATTGCTAg CTTAGCTGAAGGGTTACCTAAACGAAGCCAACTGATACAGCGTCTTATAGCATACTGGACTCTGAAACGCCAATACAGAAATGGCGTTCCTCTTCTTAGAAGACTTCAGAGTTCACATCCTCAATCCAGACCACCACCACTTGGAGAGAATTCTTCACCTCCACCAGATAGTGAATTACGTGGTGAATTGTATCGTCAATTAAAGTATTGGCAATGTTTACGTCAGGATCTCGAGCGAGCCCGATTACTTTGTGAATTAGTACGGAAACGTGAGAAGTTGAAGAAAGAACTATTCAAAGT aaaagaaaaatgtttgtgGTTTGAATTACGTCCACTGGAAAGTATTCTATGCTCCTTACTAGAAGCAATCAAAATGAAAGATGTAAACGACGTGTTTGGACAACCAGTAAACACTAAAGAAGTCCCAgattatttggaaattgtATCTCATCCTATGGATTTTTCTACCATGCAG atcaAAATAGAAAGACAAGAATACGACACAATTGGAGCTTTTGAAGCAGATTTCAACCTGATGGTCAGTAACTGCTTGGCCTACAACCGTAAAGATACCATGTTTTATCGAGctggaataaaaatgaaggaaCAAGGCGGCGCTCTCATAGATCAAGCTCGCAAAGACTATCCTGAATTGGACCCTGTAAATGAAAACGAGCAGACAGCATCCAAATCTAGAAAAAGAGACCGTGCTAATAGAAGTCGTGGAGAAACTGAGTTACAATccggagagaaagaaataggaGGAGGAGGAGTTAATAGAAGAACAGCAGTTCTTTTCACTCGTAAAGCAAGAGCGAGAGCCAGTAGAAGTAATCAAATGTTCGTCTTAGAGGATGATAAGAAGAAACAGAGTGACAGTTTTAAAGAGTACAG AAGTAGAACAATGGACAGTGATGTGGGAGAAGGTGAAAGTCAATCTTCGAGTTGCAGCAGTTGCTCAACGAGCAGGTCCACTACTCCTgatttagaagaagaaaaacagaggCAGCAAGAAGCGAACGAAGCAAAAAAAGAGCTGGAAAGCAAGCAAGGCACAGCGAGCAATGGTCTGGAGGCTCTCCAACTTGTATGGGCCAAGTGTCGCGGATATCCCTGGTATCCGGCTCTTATAATAGATCCTAATACACCCAGAGGCACCGTGCATAAAGGTGTACCAATACCAGCACCGCCTGATGATGTATTAGCACTCGCCGTCAATTACAAAGAACCAGTAtttctcgttctcttctttGATACCAAAAGAACatg GCAATGGTTACCGGGGGAAAAGTTGGAGAAGCTCGGAGTGTCTCAAGAACTAGATGAAGCAAAATTAATCGAGTCCCGAAAACCTGCGGACAGAAAAGCCGTGAAGAAAGCGTATCAGGAGGCGCTCCATTACCGTAAACAAACGCACAACACAACGTTGAATGCTGCTTCAGTCAGTTAA
- the LOC122576717 gene encoding peregrin isoform X2 encodes MEIVPVNPIGEDTNKTFKIGITDSVPIISLEGNSSDEKNTIQKGHAIPLDKDKEEKNILSNLPVAMVKEIDGYEQQLGEAEPLPNSYIRFMERSGEELDGEVEYDLDEEDTAWLSTVNERRLASGLSPPLEPDTFELLMDRLEKESYFQQQSNGGGGVAADEDAVCCICMDGECQNSNAILFCDMCNLAVHQDCYGVPYIPEGQWLCRRCLQSPSRAVDCVLCPNRGGAFKQTDRPATWAHVVCALWIPEVRFANTVFLEPIDSIESIPAARWRLTCCVCKRRGSGACIQCHKSNCYAAFHVTCAQQAGLCMRMRTVQPANGEPMLVQKTAYCEAHTPSDYQPSTNPADARRRAIANKKSSSAPVISIPTIPPERIKEIASLAEGLPKRSQLIQRLIAYWTLKRQYRNGVPLLRRLQSSHPQSRPPPLGENSSPPPDSELRGELYRQLKYWQCLRQDLERARLLCELVRKREKLKKELFKVKEKCLWFELRPLESILCSLLEAIKMKDVNDVFGQPVNTKEVPDYLEIVSHPMDFSTMQIKIERQEYDTIGAFEADFNLMVSNCLAYNRKDTMFYRAGIKMKEQGGALIDQARKDYPELDPVNENEQTASKSRKRDRANRSRGETELQSGEKEIGGGGVNRRTAVLFTRKARARASRSNQMFVLEDDKKKQSDSFKEYRSRTMDSDVGEGESQSSSCSSCSTSRSTTPDLEEEKQRQQEANEAKKELESKQGTASNGLEALQLVWAKCRGYPWYPALIIDPNTPRGTVHKGVPIPAPPDDVLALAVNYKEPVFLVLFFDTKRTWQWLPGEKLEKLGVSQELDEAKLIESRKPADRKAVKKAYQEALHYRKQTHNTTLNAASVS; translated from the exons ATGGAAATTGTTCCG gTGAATCCTATTGGtgaagatacaaataaaacattcaaaattgGAATCACTGATTCAGTACCTATTATTTCCTTGGAAGGGAATAGTTCTGatgagaaaaatacgattcaGAAAGGTCATGCTATACCGTTAGACAAAGACaaggaggaaaagaatatTCTTAGCAATTTACCTGTAGCTATGGTGAAAGAGATTGATGGGTATGAGCAACAGCTAGGTGAAGCAGAACCACTTCCAAATTCATATATCAGATTTATGGAACGCAGTGGGGAAGAACTTGATG GAGAAGTAGAGTATGATTTAGATGAAGAAGATACTGCGTGGTTGTCTACAGTAAATGAAAGGCGATTAGCTTCAGGACTCAGTCCACCTTTGGAGCCTGATACATTTGAATTATTGATGGACAGATTGGAGAAAGAATCATATTTTCAACAACAAAGTAATGGTGGTGGAGGAGTGGCAGCTGATGAAGATGCAGTTTGCTGTATTTGCATGGATGGAGAATGTCAGAACAGTAATGCTATACTATTTTGTGACATGTGCAATCTAGCTGTTCATCAGGATTGTTATGGTGTACCATATATTCCTGAAGGACAGTGGTTGTGCAGGAGATGTTTGCAAAGTCCTTCACGAGCAGTTGATTGTGTTTTGTGCCCAAATAGGGGTGGTGCTTTTAAACAAACTGACCGCCCAGCTACGTGGGCTCATGTTGTATGTGCTTTATGGATACCGGAAGTAAGATTCGCTAATACAGTGTTTCTGGAGCCTATTGATAGTATAGAAAGTATACCTGCTGCACGTTGGAGACTTACATGCTGTGTATGCAAACGTAGAGGATCTGGTGCTTGTATTCAGTGCCACAAAAGTAACTGTTATGCTGCATTTCATGTAACATGTGCACAACAAGCTGGTCTATGTATGCGTATGAGGACAGTGCAACCTGCAAATGGGGAACCAATGTTAGTTCAAAAAACAGCTTATTGTGAAGCTCATACACCATCTGATTATCAACCTTCCACCAATCCTGCTGATGCCAGAAGAAGGGCAATTGCAAATAAGAAGAGTTCTTCTGCTCCAGTTATTTCTATTCCAACCATACCACCAGAACGTATTAAGGAAATTGCTAg CTTAGCTGAAGGGTTACCTAAACGAAGCCAACTGATACAGCGTCTTATAGCATACTGGACTCTGAAACGCCAATACAGAAATGGCGTTCCTCTTCTTAGAAGACTTCAGAGTTCACATCCTCAATCCAGACCACCACCACTTGGAGAGAATTCTTCACCTCCACCAGATAGTGAATTACGTGGTGAATTGTATCGTCAATTAAAGTATTGGCAATGTTTACGTCAGGATCTCGAGCGAGCCCGATTACTTTGTGAATTAGTACGGAAACGTGAGAAGTTGAAGAAAGAACTATTCAAAGT aaaagaaaaatgtttgtgGTTTGAATTACGTCCACTGGAAAGTATTCTATGCTCCTTACTAGAAGCAATCAAAATGAAAGATGTAAACGACGTGTTTGGACAACCAGTAAACACTAAAGAAGTCCCAgattatttggaaattgtATCTCATCCTATGGATTTTTCTACCATGCAG atcaAAATAGAAAGACAAGAATACGACACAATTGGAGCTTTTGAAGCAGATTTCAACCTGATGGTCAGTAACTGCTTGGCCTACAACCGTAAAGATACCATGTTTTATCGAGctggaataaaaatgaaggaaCAAGGCGGCGCTCTCATAGATCAAGCTCGCAAAGACTATCCTGAATTGGACCCTGTAAATGAAAACGAGCAGACAGCATCCAAATCTAGAAAAAGAGACCGTGCTAATAGAAGTCGTGGAGAAACTGAGTTACAATccggagagaaagaaataggaGGAGGAGGAGTTAATAGAAGAACAGCAGTTCTTTTCACTCGTAAAGCAAGAGCGAGAGCCAGTAGAAGTAATCAAATGTTCGTCTTAGAGGATGATAAGAAGAAACAGAGTGACAGTTTTAAAGAGTACAG AAGTAGAACAATGGACAGTGATGTGGGAGAAGGTGAAAGTCAATCTTCGAGTTGCAGCAGTTGCTCAACGAGCAGGTCCACTACTCCTgatttagaagaagaaaaacagaggCAGCAAGAAGCGAACGAAGCAAAAAAAGAGCTGGAAAGCAAGCAAGGCACAGCGAGCAATGGTCTGGAGGCTCTCCAACTTGTATGGGCCAAGTGTCGCGGATATCCCTGGTATCCGGCTCTTATAATAGATCCTAATACACCCAGAGGCACCGTGCATAAAGGTGTACCAATACCAGCACCGCCTGATGATGTATTAGCACTCGCCGTCAATTACAAAGAACCAGTAtttctcgttctcttctttGATACCAAAAGAACatg GCAATGGTTACCGGGGGAAAAGTTGGAGAAGCTCGGAGTGTCTCAAGAACTAGATGAAGCAAAATTAATCGAGTCCCGAAAACCTGCGGACAGAAAAGCCGTGAAGAAAGCGTATCAGGAGGCGCTCCATTACCGTAAACAAACGCACAACACAACGTTGAATGCTGCTTCAGTCAGTTAA
- the LOC122576729 gene encoding uncharacterized protein LOC122576729 isoform X2 translates to MRDYDRSHVKSADILRPATPQQLLVPRIEVISSAKLHAQRARKRDGEKERKEARQSYLFWRRERPPKRQSQRAHRERVAKARIAPPRFIKQRLRREESLLDRRSTQSVVVNCYTSSNVSLKHTTRIDKGSPLKCLERILTPCCALVATRLRVGKLYRNKQRDVKESCILVGECMVTRGREGATGERAVAKEA, encoded by the exons ATGCGGGATTACGATCGGTCACACGTCAAGTCAGCTGACATATTGCGCCCTGCTACACCGCAACAGCTCTTG GTTCCTCGGATTGAAGTAATATCGAGCGCGAAGTTGCACGCAcaaagagcgagaaagagagacggagaaaaggaaagaaaggaagcgaGACAGAGCTATTTg tTTTGGCGGAGAGAGAGGCCTCCTAAGAGACAAAGCCAACGCGCGCATCGCGAGAGAGTGGCCAAAGCGAGAATTGCGCCGCCGAGATTTATCAAGCAGAGGCTCAGAAGGGAAGAGAGCCTTCTCGACCGACGGTCGACCCAATCGGTCGTGGTAAACTGCTACACGTCGTCTAACGTGTCTCTTAAACACACGACAAGGATAGACAAGGGGAGCCCACTTAAATGCCTCGAACGAATTCTTACTCCATGTTGTGCGTTGGTTGCGACACGACTGCGTGTTGGAAA ATTGTATCGTAACAAACAAAGGGATGTTAAAGAAAGCTGCATTTTGGTAGGTGAATGTATGGTGACACGCGGTCGTGAAGGAGCAACTGGAGAGCGAGCTGTGGCAAAAGAAGCTTAA
- the LOC122576729 gene encoding AN1-type zinc finger protein 5 isoform X1 yields MERESNPMQALCRSGCGFYGSPATDGLCSLCYKENLKKKQQPPVSAATVPTSQTVSGNAGTLQGGFGSPAATGTTAQPTIPTIPQSTTDLPSSKEINREDQENEVGVSSGAVGEGSVSSGDADDCFDGKETDKESKKKKNRCVVCRKKVGLTGFECRCGGLFCSVHRYSDKHDCKFDYREMGAQEIRRNNPVVVGEKVQKI; encoded by the exons atggaaCGAGAATCTAATCCCATGCAAGCTCTGTGCCGCAGCGGCTGTGGATTTTATGGCTCCCCAGCCACAGATGGCCTTTGTTCTCTTTGTTACAAAGAAAACCTAAAAAAGAAGCAGCAACCTCCTGTGTCAGCTGCCACCGTACCAACATCACAGACCGTCTCTGGTAACGCTGGCACGTTGCAAGGCGGTTTTGGTAGTCCTGCAGCTACAGGAACTACAGCCCAACCTACCATTCCTACCATACCTCAATCAACGACAGATCTGCCCAGCTCCAAAGAA ATAAATAGGGAAGATCAAGAAAATGAAGTAGGTGTAAGCAGTGGAGCAGTAGGAGAAGGATCTGTGAGTAGTGGGGATGCAGACGACTGCTTCGATGGCAAAGAGACTGACAAAGAAtctaagaagaagaaaaatcgttgCGTCGTGTGTCGCAAAAAAGTTGGTTTGACGG GATTCGAATGCCGTTGTGGAGGACTGTTCTGCTCTGTGCATCGATACAGTGACAAGCACGATTGCAAGTTCGATTACAGAGAAATGGGCGCTCAAGAAATTCGGCGCAACAATCCAGTTGTTGTTGGTGAAAAAGTGCAAAAAATTTGA
- the LOC122576731 gene encoding small nuclear ribonucleoprotein Sm D3 → MSIGVPIKVLHEAEGHTITCETNTGEVYRGKLIEAEDNMNCQMQNITVTYRDGREAQLENVYIRGSKIRFLILPDMLKNAPMFKRPGGKGSGTAGRGKSAILRAQARGRGRGQNQRGRGTGSAPWLNQQNQPGGSQAGRGRG, encoded by the exons ATGTCGATCGGAGTACCGATAAAAGTACTCCACGAAGCGGAAGGCCATACCATAACCTGTGAAACGAATACTGGCGAAGTATATCGCGGCAAATTGATAGAAGCTGAGGATAATATGAACTGTCAGATGCAAAATATCACTGTAACTTATAGAGACGGCCGTGAGGCGCAGTTAGAGAATGTTTATATTAGAGGCTCAAAAATTAGATTTCTCATTTTACCAGACATGTTGAAGAACGCACCAATGTTTAAGAGACCGGGAGGCAAAGGTTCGGGAACTGCAGGCAGAGGGAAATCAGCTATTTTACGTGCCCAAG CTCGTGGAAGAGGTAGAGGTCAAAATCAAAGAGGTAGAGGCACAGGTTCTGCACCTTGGCTAAATCAACAGAATCAGCCCGGAGGATCTCAAGCAGGAAGGGGACGAGGTTAA